A window of Argopecten irradians isolate NY chromosome 14, Ai_NY, whole genome shotgun sequence contains these coding sequences:
- the LOC138307029 gene encoding uncharacterized protein, protein MERISVLIMGHSFVRRLEGQMSGSWYNLGFDESLTAIHCCGRGGGKVGHLLQSDMSRALARHRPAVVVLQIGGNDLDSPLCEDLSGRLARDIFSIASWMVSGFGVASVCVMELMYRSKTRHAPVDKYNSAVDVVNANLRTLCADSSDCFFLAT, encoded by the coding sequence atggaGAGGATATCGGTGCTTATTATGGGTCATAGTTTCGTGAGACGTTTAGAAGGTCAGATGTCAGGGTCGTGGTATAACCTTGGTTTTGATGAGTCATTAACGGCGATCCATTGTTGTGGTCGGGGTGGCGGTAAAGTAGGTCACCTTCTCCAGTCTGATATGTCTCGAGCTCTCGCGCGACATCGACCCGCTGTAGTAGTGTTACAGATAGGTGGCAATGACCTTGATTCACCTTTGTGCGAGGATCTTTCTGGGCGATTGGCTAGAGATATATTTTCGATCGCATCATGGATGGTCAGTGGATTTGGGGTGGCCAGTGTTTGTGTTATGGAACTCATGTATAGGTCTAAGACCCGTCACGCACCAGTGGACAAGTATAATAGTGCTGTGGATGTGGTGAATGCTAATTTACGGACATTGTGTGCGGACTCTAGTGATTGTTTTTTTCTGGCGACATAA